The Dokdonella sp. nucleotide sequence GTGTCCGTCTGGGCGCTCGGCGCGGCACTGGCAGCCGCCGCCGCCTTCGTCGGCGCCTGGCGCGCGCGCTGAGTCTGCGCGTGCGCATCCTGCATCTCGATGACGCGCTGGTCGTCGTCGCCAAGCCGGCCGGCATGCCGGTGCATCGCAGCCGTCTGGTCAACGACGACGAGGTCTATCTGATCGATGCCGTGCGTGCCGCCGTGCCGGGGCCGCTGCACCTGATCCACCGCCTCGACCGTGCGACCAGCGGCGTGCTGCTGATCGGTCGCGGCAGCGAGGTCGCGGCGATGCTCGGTCGGCAGTTCATGGCGCGCGACGTGGCCAAGACCTATCTCGCCGTCTGCCGCGGCTGGCCCGACGAGGAAGGCGTGATCGATTCCGCGCTGCCCGGCGTGCGTGAGCACAGCGAGCGCAAACCCGCGCTGACACGCTGGCGCCGGCTTGCCACGATCGAGGTGCCGATTGCGGTCGGGCGCTATCCCCAGCAGCGCTACGCGTTGGTTGAGGTCGATCCGGAAACCGGCCGATACCGCCAGATCCGTCGCCACTTCTCGCACATCCGCCACCCGCTGATCGGCGACACCAGCCACGGGCGTACCGAGCACAACCGATTGTTCAAGCAGTATTTCGGCGTGCACCGCCTGCTGCTGCATGCGTGGAAGCTTGCCTTCACGCACCCACTCGACGGGTGTCGCCTGTGCGTCGAGGCGCCGCTCGACGAAGCCTTCGCCGGGTTGCTTGCGAGATTCGGGTGGGTGCTGCCGGCGCCTCGAGAACCGCTGTAGGAAACGGCTTTAGCCGTGATGTTCTTTCTTTGCCGTGTTGTACGGCCAAGGCCTCACGGCTAAAGCCGTTTCCTACGATCGTTTCCTACGATCGTTTCCCGTGGTCGTTTCCCGCGGCCGTTGCTATGGCTTCCCTGCACGATCGTGCACGGCGACCTGCTGCTCTCCCGGCGCAAGGTCGCCAAGCTCATGCTCACCGACGCGAATGCGCACGAGGCGCAAGGTCGGTAGGCCGACGGCGGCGGTCATGCGGCGCACCTGGCGGTTGCGGCCTTCGCTGATCGTCAACTCGAGCCAGGCAGTCGGGATGTGCCTGCGGAAGCGCACGGGTGGATCGCGTGGCCAAAGCCAGTCCGGTTCGCCATCGAGTGTGCGCACGCGCGCGGGACGGGTCGGCCCGTCGTTGAGCACCACACCGCGACGCAGCGCGTCGAGCGCGGCCTCGGATGGCTTGCCTTCGACCTGCACGAGATAGGTCTTTTCCTGCTTGTGGCGCGGATCGGTGAGGCGATGCGCGAGCGCGCCATCGTCGGTCAGCAACAGCAGGCCTTCGGTATCGCGGTCGAGGCGACCGGCGGCATAGACACCCTTGCGCCGGATGAAGTCGGCGAGCGTCGGCCGGCCTTCGCTATCGGTGAACTGGCAGAGCACGCCATACGGCTTGTTGAAAAGGATCAACATCGATGGCCGAGGCGGGAGGCGTTCCCCGTCGATTGCGGCGACGGGGAACGCGGTGTTGTCACTTCTTCTCGCCGGCAATGCCGCTGTCGTTGCTCTGGCGGAAGATCTGGTCTCCGGCCGGCTTGACGAATCTGAGCGTCATGCGGTCCGACTCACCGATGGCGAGGTACTTGTCGCGGTCGACGTCCTTGAGCGCGAGTGACGGCGGCAGCGTCCACACGCCCTTCTCATGGTCCTTGGTGTCCTTTGGATTGGCATTGATCTCGCTCTGCTCGACCAGGTTGAAGCCAGCATCGGTAGCCAGCTTGATCACATGGTCGGTCGGCAGGTAGCCGGAATCCTTCACGGATTCGAGATCCTTGCCATCCGCAGCGCGATGCTCGACCACGCCGAGCACGCCGCCCGGCTTGAGCACGTTGAAGAAGGCTTTGAACATGCCCTCCGCGCTGTCGTTGCCGATCCAGTTGTGCACGTTGCGGAAGGTCACGACGACGTCGGCGGCACCCTCCATGCCGAGGTCCGGTGCCTTCGGGTCGAACTCGGCGAACTTCGCCGCACCGAACTGCGCCGGAGCGGCGGCGAACTTCTCGCGCAGGCGTTCGTTGCTGCGCTTGGCGTAGTCGCTGGAGCTGTCGAGCGGGATCGCGGCGACGTAGTTGCCGTTGTCCTTCAGCATCGGTGCGAGGATCTCCGCATACCAGCCGCCACCCGGGGTGATCTCGACGACGGTCTTGCCGTCGGTCACGCCGAAGAACTCGAGCGTTTCCTTCGGATGACGATGGGCATCACGCGCACGGTTTTCGGCGGAACGCCACTCGCCGGCGATCGCGGCATCGAGGCGGCTCTGCGCGGCCGCAACCGGCGGCGTGGTCGTGGCCGGCTGGTCGGAAGCGGCGGGAGCCTGGGGTGGCGCGGATCCGCCGCAACCGGCGAGGGCGAAGAGGGTGGCAAAGGCGAGCAGGCGTTTCATCGGGGGAACTCCATCGGGAAGTCAGCACGCGAGCGTAGAAGTCCCCGCCGCGCGGGTCAAATCGGCCAGCCCAAGGAATGCGATGCGCGGCGATTCCTCAGTCGCGCCCCAGCCGCGCCGACTGCGGATACGGCGGGATGTCGTTGTAGTCACCGTTGGCCAGCCGCTGCTGTACCTCGCGCCACCAGGCGGCGTCGAAGATCTCGCCGTGGCGCTCGACCAGCGCGTCGCGCAGGGCCTTGGGTACGCCGAGGAAGCGCACGAACAGCTCAGGGAAGACATCACCTTCACGGACGGTCAGCCATTCCTCGAGCGGGCGCGTCTCGTCCTCGTCGCGTGCCGGTGGCACCTGGCGGAAATTGCACGCCTCGAGCAGGCAGATCTCGTCGTAGTCGTAGAAGATCGCGCGCCCGCCCTTGGTGATGCCGAAGTTCTTCAGCAGCAGGTCGCCCGGGAAGATGTTGCTGCGCGCGAGATCCTTGATCGCCTGACCATAGTCGAGCATCGCGCGTTTCGCGTCGTCGGGCGCAGCCTCGCGCACGTACAGGTTCATCGGCCGCAGGCGTCGCTCGACGTAGCAATGGCGCACCAGCACCTCGTCGCCGTCGGCAACCACCGTCTCCGCGCAGCCGGCCAGCAGTTCGTCGAGCATGCCCGGTTCGAATTGCGCGCGGCGGAAGCGCAGGTCGCGGAATTCCTGCGCATCGACGAGCCGCCCGATGCGGTCGTAGCGGAACACCAGCCGGTACTTCTCCTCGACACCGCGCCGCGCGATGTCCTTCGGGTAGGCGAACTGGTCGCGGATCACCTTGAACACGAGCGGATAGCCGACCGGCGTGAACACCGCCATGACCATGCCACGCTCGCCGTCGGCGCGCACCAGGCGCTCCTCGGGATGGTGCGCGAGATGGCGGAACAGGTGACGATAGCGCTCGGTCTTGCCCTGCTTGGCGCGGCCGAGCACGGTGTAGATCTCCTCGATCGGCTTGTGCGGCATCAGGGCATGCAGGAACGCGACCGCGTCGGCGATCGTGGCAAGGTCGACATGGAAATAGCTGCGCGTGAATCCGAACAGGCGCGAGACCGTATCGAGGTCGGTCATGACCGCATCGGCGTGCACGCCGTCGGCTTCGCTGACGAAGGCGATGACCAGCGGCGCAACGCCGCCATCGCCGACGATGCGCCCGACCAGATAGGCGCGCCGCTCACGGAAGAACGTCGCCGGCAGCAGTTCCAGCGCATCCACGTGCATGCCGGAGCGCGTGGTGATCGCGGTGGCGATCGCACACGCGTCGGCGTCGGCATCGGCATGGCCGTTGGCGAACGGAAACGTATCGAGCACGCGCGCACATGCGGCCTGCAGACCATCGCCGGTCTCGAAACGATGCAGGTTGGCCGGTGTGGCCACGCCGCTGGTCGGCTCCACGTCGAGGTCGACAAACTCCAGTTCGGGTTCGACACCGGTGGTGTGGAAGTGCCGGCGCGAGAGCGAATTGAAGAAGGTCTTCGGCAGCTCGCGGTCAAGCAGTGGCTCGATCAGCGTGGCCAGGGCCAGGCGCATCGACGCCCACATTGCGCGCGAACGCATGCGTTCCTCGAGCAGCAGCTCGAGCCGACCCAGCGTCTCGCGTACGCAGACGTCGTAAAGGTCGATACGTGCCGCCGCATCGACGCGCACATACTTCCAGTCGCGTCGCTCGAAGCGCCGCCGCGCACGCCGCGTGATGTCGGCATAGCGCGCGTTGTAGTCGAGGAAGGCATCGAGAACCAATGCCGCCGCGCGTTCGTGCATCGGCGCGCTGCGTGCCGATGGGAGATGTTCAGCCACGCCGCCTCCGCTGGTCCTGCGCAGGCGATCATACGCCGTCCCGCCACTCCGGAATCGGGGGCTCGGATCACCTCGGGACATCGCCGCAGCAACCGGCCACCGGCGCTGCGCGAGGACGTCTTCCAGCGGTTGCGACCGTCTGGGGATGCTTTGATCAATCCCGCAATGATGTCGCCCCGCCATTGGGAATCAAAAGCTTGGGACCGTCCTGTGCGGGTGCAGCCCGGCGTTGCGCCGGCTCGACAGACGGCCAGTCCGGCTTCGCCGTCGCGCCTTGATCTGCGCCCGCACAGGACGGTGACGCCGTTGTGGAATTGACAAGAACATCCCTAGCGCTTTGCCACCCCACCCCCGGCGCGCGACAATACGCGTTCCCCGCGCACGCCTCCCGCCGCGCGACTTCCATCCCCGGAGACCCCCATGACCGCAGCATCCACCGCCGGCGCGAAGATCACCATCGCCAACGGCAAGCTCGACGTGCCCGACCAGCCGATCATTCCGTTCATCGAGGGTGACGGCACGGGGCCGGACATCTGGAACGCGTCGGTGCGCGTGTTCGACGCGGTGGTGGCGAAGACCTACGGTGGCAAGCGCAAGATCCATTGGCTGGAAGTGCTGGCCGGCGAGAAGGCGTTCAACGAAACCGGCAACTGGCTGCCGGATGCGACCGTCGATGCCTGCCGCGACTACCTCGTATCGATCAAGGGGCCGCTGACCACACCGGTCGGTGGTGGCATCCGTTCGCTCAACGTGGCCCTGCGCCAGATGCTCGACCTTTACGCCTGCGTGCGCCCGGTGCGCTGGTTCAAGGGCGTGCCATCGCCGGTGAAGGATCCGTCGAAGGTCGACATGACGATCTACCGCGAGAACACCGAGGACATCTACGCCGGTATCGAATTCCAGGAAGGCACCGATGAGGCGAAGAAGTTCGCTGCGCTGATCAAGGAGCACTTTCCGGAGCGTTACAAGAAGATCCGGTTTCCGGAATCCTCTGGCTTCGGCATCAAGCCGGTCTCGAAGGAAGGCACCGAGCGCCTCGTGCGCGCCGCGATCGAATACGCGATCGCCAACGATCGCGCCTCGGTCACCCTGGTACACAAGGGCAACATCATGAAGTTCACCGAAGGTGGCTTCCGCGACTGGGGCTATGCGCTGGCCCAGCGCGAATACGGCGCGGTCGAGCTCGACGGCGGCCCGTGGATGACCTTGAAGAACCCGAAGACCGGCAAGACGATCACCGTCAAGGACGCGATCGCCGACGCCTTCCTGCAGCAGATCCTGCTGCGGCCGGCCGAGTACGACGTGGTCGCCACCCTGAACCTCAACGGCGATTACCTCTCCGACGCACTGGCCGCGCAGGTCGGCGGCATCGGCATCGCCCCGGGCGGCAACATCAACTATGTGACCGGCCATGCCGTGTTCGAGGCCACCCACGGTACCGCGCCGAAGTATGCGGGCCTCGACAAGGTGAATCCCGGTTCGGTGATCCTCTCGGGCGAGATGATGCTGCGCTACATGGGCTGGAACGAAGCGGCCGATGCGATCATCGCGGCGATGGACAAGGTGATCGGCTCGAAGTACGTCACTTATGACTTCGCCCGCCTGATGGAAGGTGCCACCGAAGTAAAGTGTTCGGAATTTGCCGACCGTCTGATCGCCGCGCTCTGAGACGAAGAAGGGCGCCGTCGGCGCCCTTCAGGAAAAGCGCGGATCACGCCGCGCCCTTTTTGCTCGATCACGTTGTCGCCGGGCTTATTCGACCTCGAACGAGTCGCTGGCGACGGCGGTGCCGTCGAGGGTGATCTCGACCCTGTAGCTGCCGGCCGGCCAGCCGTCGGGCTTGGCGATGTGGAAGGTCGTCGTGGCCGGACCGGTGGGGGCGATGGTCTGGCTGCTTTCGTCGACGAGCTGGTTGTCGGCGCCGTAGGTCCAGCGTGCGCTGAGGGTGGCGCTGGCGGCGGTGCCGGTGGTGGCGACGCCGGCGTAGATCGTGTCGGTCTTGGCGAAGATCTTCTTCTCGCGGGTGACGGCCTTGGTCGCTTCGTCGAACTTTTCACCGACGCTCAGGCCGGCGAAGGCGACCGGAGCCGGCGCGGCGGGTGGTGCCTCGACCGGGGCCGGGGCCGGGGCCGGCGCGACGACCGGCGCGGGGGCCTGCTCCTTCTTGCCGCAGGCGGCAAGGGTGAGGCTGGCGAGGGCGGTGATGAGCAGTGGTGCGGGGCGGAACGAAGTCATGTTGGTCTCCGTATGTGTCAGGACTTGGCCGGGATCTTGAGGACCTGACCGGGCTTGATCCGGTCGGGGTTGTCGAGCTGGTCGGTGTTCGCTTCGAAGATCGGGC carries:
- a CDS encoding pseudouridine synthase; protein product: MRVRILHLDDALVVVAKPAGMPVHRSRLVNDDEVYLIDAVRAAVPGPLHLIHRLDRATSGVLLIGRGSEVAAMLGRQFMARDVAKTYLAVCRGWPDEEGVIDSALPGVREHSERKPALTRWRRLATIEVPIAVGRYPQQRYALVEVDPETGRYRQIRRHFSHIRHPLIGDTSHGRTEHNRLFKQYFGVHRLLLHAWKLAFTHPLDGCRLCVEAPLDEAFAGLLARFGWVLPAPREPL
- a CDS encoding methyltransferase is translated as MKRLLAFATLFALAGCGGSAPPQAPAASDQPATTTPPVAAAQSRLDAAIAGEWRSAENRARDAHRHPKETLEFFGVTDGKTVVEITPGGGWYAEILAPMLKDNGNYVAAIPLDSSSDYAKRSNERLREKFAAAPAQFGAAKFAEFDPKAPDLGMEGAADVVVTFRNVHNWIGNDSAEGMFKAFFNVLKPGGVLGVVEHRAADGKDLESVKDSGYLPTDHVIKLATDAGFNLVEQSEINANPKDTKDHEKGVWTLPPSLALKDVDRDKYLAIGESDRMTLRFVKPAGDQIFRQSNDSGIAGEKK
- the aceK gene encoding bifunctional isocitrate dehydrogenase kinase/phosphatase encodes the protein MHERAAALVLDAFLDYNARYADITRRARRRFERRDWKYVRVDAAARIDLYDVCVRETLGRLELLLEERMRSRAMWASMRLALATLIEPLLDRELPKTFFNSLSRRHFHTTGVEPELEFVDLDVEPTSGVATPANLHRFETGDGLQAACARVLDTFPFANGHADADADACAIATAITTRSGMHVDALELLPATFFRERRAYLVGRIVGDGGVAPLVIAFVSEADGVHADAVMTDLDTVSRLFGFTRSYFHVDLATIADAVAFLHALMPHKPIEEIYTVLGRAKQGKTERYRHLFRHLAHHPEERLVRADGERGMVMAVFTPVGYPLVFKVIRDQFAYPKDIARRGVEEKYRLVFRYDRIGRLVDAQEFRDLRFRRAQFEPGMLDELLAGCAETVVADGDEVLVRHCYVERRLRPMNLYVREAAPDDAKRAMLDYGQAIKDLARSNIFPGDLLLKNFGITKGGRAIFYDYDEICLLEACNFRQVPPARDEDETRPLEEWLTVREGDVFPELFVRFLGVPKALRDALVERHGEIFDAAWWREVQQRLANGDYNDIPPYPQSARLGRD
- the icd gene encoding NADP-dependent isocitrate dehydrogenase, translating into MTAASTAGAKITIANGKLDVPDQPIIPFIEGDGTGPDIWNASVRVFDAVVAKTYGGKRKIHWLEVLAGEKAFNETGNWLPDATVDACRDYLVSIKGPLTTPVGGGIRSLNVALRQMLDLYACVRPVRWFKGVPSPVKDPSKVDMTIYRENTEDIYAGIEFQEGTDEAKKFAALIKEHFPERYKKIRFPESSGFGIKPVSKEGTERLVRAAIEYAIANDRASVTLVHKGNIMKFTEGGFRDWGYALAQREYGAVELDGGPWMTLKNPKTGKTITVKDAIADAFLQQILLRPAEYDVVATLNLNGDYLSDALAAQVGGIGIAPGGNINYVTGHAVFEATHGTAPKYAGLDKVNPGSVILSGEMMLRYMGWNEAADAIIAAMDKVIGSKYVTYDFARLMEGATEVKCSEFADRLIAAL
- a CDS encoding pseudouridine synthase, with translation MLILFNKPYGVLCQFTDSEGRPTLADFIRRKGVYAAGRLDRDTEGLLLLTDDGALAHRLTDPRHKQEKTYLVQVEGKPSEAALDALRRGVVLNDGPTRPARVRTLDGEPDWLWPRDPPVRFRRHIPTAWLELTISEGRNRQVRRMTAAVGLPTLRLVRIRVGEHELGDLAPGEQQVAVHDRAGKP